Part of the Opitutales bacterium genome, ATTTTATTACTCATTTCACCCCCTCCAAATAATCAAGATTCAGCTCAATCCACTGATCCAGGCTAGTCACCATCTCGACACGGTTTCCCTCAGCCCTTAAGTAGGTGTGCCAAGTCCTCTGATTGTAGGTAGGCTTATTACCAGGCAACTTCGTTTCGACGTAGAGGCTATGACACCCACCACGGGCTACGGGCAGATGTAGATCTGGGACGCCTGCCTTAGCTCCCTCGGCCTTGAGTTTTGAGGCGACGACTTTGTTTCGCTGACCCCCGTTGGGAATCGCGTACCACAGCGCGAGCTGAGGGATGGTCGTCGCCTGTAGATTCGCCCAGCGAATCATGGAGACCTGTAGCAGGTGCTCGCTCATAGCAAGACCCCCACTCCGCAAATAGCCATGCATGCAAAAATCATCATGAAGACCAGCGTTCCGCGACGTGTGTCTTTATCGAGTGCGCTTTTGTAGCCCATATAAGCGCTCCATATGAGTATGATCCAAAGGGTCACCGTAGTCTTTATGTATAGATCCGAGCTCATACCGTGGCCCCTTCCGCAAAGGCACGCACTGGATACACATCGATTACTTTGCCGTCAGTGTCTTTGAGCCGGGGCATGACCCCGCAAAACTCCCAGTACGCCACGGCACACGAACGGAGGTCTGCCAAGTAGG contains:
- a CDS encoding VRR-NUC domain-containing protein, producing the protein MSEHLLQVSMIRWANLQATTIPQLALWYAIPNGGQRNKVVASKLKAEGAKAGVPDLHLPVARGGCHSLYVETKLPGNKPTYNQRTWHTYLRAEGNRVEMVTSLDQWIELNLDYLEGVK